A genomic stretch from Candidatus Vicinibacter proximus includes:
- a CDS encoding T9SS type A sorting domain-containing protein, protein MTAQKYDHIWLLGYGSEDPMYVPKFGFSFLKFGANSLEIEYQLKGNERADNWLNYVNVSNQEGEFAFYTNGACVFNRNHEVMVNGDTLNPGSIWNGYEGYTYPVQNGSIVLPHPADDQKFVIIHKGLKLGGTVKEGYNYSDVLYYSIVDMTLEGGLGAVTTKNRVLIRDTLNKSQTAACRHANGRDWWIPIRHGVYNLYYLFLLDPSGIHLHHQQAIGLAGPGPGDTFNGNACFSPDGTKYASCLREDHAQIFDFDRCTGWFSNPVHLYPRDSMNYATSVCFSPNSRFLYFNDVYRLWQYDLSKRYIQESEVLVAVWDTFYFQDMFGTAFFQTRLAPDDRIYMSIFGSSNIYLHRVNRPDEKGKACNFIQRDVALPNYHSGILPYFPNFKLGPMVGTSCDSLYRVDLGKSFLVSPNPVREYLHIEFLYEYPFRINYEFELFNLQGVRTFYKELDNSTRTHQVPTEQIPDGMYLYRIVSEGVTYQSGKIFKG, encoded by the coding sequence ATGACAGCTCAAAAATACGATCATATATGGCTGCTGGGATATGGTTCGGAAGACCCTATGTATGTCCCAAAATTTGGTTTTTCCTTTTTGAAATTTGGGGCAAATTCTTTAGAAATAGAATATCAACTTAAAGGAAATGAAAGAGCAGACAATTGGTTAAATTATGTAAACGTAAGTAATCAAGAAGGAGAGTTTGCATTTTACACCAATGGGGCTTGTGTATTTAATAGAAATCACGAGGTGATGGTAAATGGAGATACTCTTAATCCTGGGAGTATCTGGAACGGGTATGAGGGATATACATATCCTGTACAAAATGGATCAATCGTGCTTCCGCATCCCGCTGACGATCAAAAATTCGTAATCATTCATAAAGGATTAAAGCTAGGGGGAACGGTTAAGGAGGGATATAATTATTCCGATGTCTTGTACTATTCCATCGTGGACATGACTTTGGAGGGTGGATTGGGGGCTGTTACAACCAAGAACCGGGTGCTTATCCGGGATACCTTAAACAAAAGCCAGACTGCTGCGTGCAGACATGCCAATGGTCGGGATTGGTGGATACCCATCCGTCATGGTGTGTACAACCTGTACTACCTATTTTTGCTGGATCCTTCAGGTATTCATCTGCATCATCAGCAAGCCATAGGTTTGGCAGGTCCCGGACCGGGCGATACCTTTAATGGCAATGCCTGCTTTAGTCCGGATGGCACAAAATATGCGAGTTGTTTGCGAGAAGACCATGCCCAGATATTTGATTTTGACAGATGTACAGGATGGTTCAGCAATCCTGTACATCTTTATCCCCGGGACAGCATGAATTATGCGACGAGTGTATGCTTTTCCCCCAACAGTCGCTTTTTATATTTCAATGATGTGTACCGATTGTGGCAATATGATTTGAGTAAAAGATACATTCAGGAAAGCGAAGTTCTGGTAGCGGTATGGGATACTTTTTATTTCCAGGATATGTTTGGCACTGCATTTTTTCAGACAAGGTTGGCGCCGGATGATAGAATTTATATGTCTATTTTTGGCAGTTCCAACATCTACCTGCACAGGGTCAATCGACCGGATGAAAAAGGAAAAGCATGTAATTTTATACAAAGAGATGTAGCGCTTCCAAATTATCATTCGGGTATCTTGCCTTATTTTCCTAATTTTAAATTAGGCCCCATGGTCGGAACCTCCTGCGACAGTTTGTACAGAGTGGACCTCGGTAAATCATTTTTGGTAAGCCCGAATCCGGTACGGGAATATTTGCACATTGAATTTTTATACGAGTATCCATTCAGGATTAATTATGAGTTTGAATTGTTTAATCTGCAAGGTGTCCGCACATTCTACAAAGAGCTGGACAATTCCACCAGGACACATCAAGTACCCACAGAACAAATACCTGATGGCATGTATCTGTATCGGATTGTTTCGGAAGGCGTGACTTACCAATCCGGTAAGATCTTCAAAGGCTGA
- a CDS encoding VCBS repeat-containing protein yields MKSGHFLSHCLFFLFLLISCKQGNQSGPAGMRFTKMEAGQTGILFNNSIQETINENIYYSAYMFNGGGVAIADFNNDGKQDLYFTGNQVADKLYLNKGDFRFEDISESSGISKFKGWKNGVSVVDINADGWMDIYVCRGDHFQDPIENTNLLFINQGDLTFIESAASYGIENNGYAIASVFFDMDNDHDLDLYVTNRPERFNKTFAQFEAEKNVNSSLSRHRLYRNEGNGKFSDISSAAGIHPNFGYGLNVIAGDFNQDGFQDLYVCNDFRWPDFYFVNQKNGTFKESINEFSNHISFSSMGADAGDVNNDGLEDLMVLEMRPEDYKRSKTSMPAMNPAVYDTMSRLNMHVQYMHNTLQLNRGNGFFSDIAQMTGLDKTDWSWAPLMVDFDHDGLRDIYITNGFRRDLNDQDGDKIVDALIQKGEKFNTVEELFSHFPTVKIVNYMFHNEGNLHFKKVMKEWGMDEPSYSNGAAAGDLDNDGDVDLVVNNLDGTPFVYRNDLKGDQHYLRIQCEGPSTNAQGIGAKINLQIKEKVFGAEMRTTRGYLSTSEAFVHFGLGNENSVDQLEIIWPDGRMEKLKNVKVDRVLKLKYKNAKEKFVFNHNIKSLFKEKTMELIQPVFKHQENEFNDYRTQILLPQRMSRLGPFMAVGDVNADGREDFFIGGAKGQAGALYVQSVDGNFSQSSQPALASDQAYEDMAALFFDADGDKDSDLYVVSGGSESPEGNAYQDRLYLNNGKGNFNASKNLPAISSSGSCVVAGDFDGDGDLDLFRAGRLVPNQYPMAPESYILINSGNGNFMNRTQEFAPGLKKAGMITSAVWCDVNGDKKNELVIAGEWMPIQIWEFSNGQFQLASAEKYQLQNTEGWWNKLVAEDIDGDGDVDLLCGNLGENYKFHASQEKPFSVYAMDFDGNKTMDIVLAKFDGDRMVPVRGKQCSSEQMPFISKKFPSFHQYADATLEDIYGENLKKAMHLQAKEFSSIILMNQGGKFERLSLPVEAQFSAVNGIVTGDFDGDAVKDLLLAGNQFDTEVETTPADASIGLLLLQKSGKFIPQTVLNSGVFLKNNVRDVQKIKVNGQDMILVANNHGNLQVLAKNN; encoded by the coding sequence ATGAAATCCGGCCATTTCTTAAGTCACTGTTTGTTTTTTTTATTTTTGTTGATTTCCTGCAAACAAGGGAATCAATCCGGACCTGCCGGCATGCGATTCACCAAAATGGAAGCGGGGCAGACGGGCATTTTGTTTAACAACAGCATTCAGGAAACCATAAACGAGAACATTTACTATTCTGCTTATATGTTTAATGGGGGTGGCGTTGCCATAGCAGATTTCAACAACGATGGCAAGCAGGATTTGTACTTCACAGGAAATCAAGTGGCCGATAAACTCTACCTCAACAAGGGGGATTTCAGATTTGAAGATATTTCTGAGTCTTCCGGAATTTCAAAATTTAAAGGTTGGAAAAATGGCGTGAGTGTAGTAGATATCAATGCTGATGGTTGGATGGACATTTATGTGTGCAGGGGAGATCATTTTCAGGACCCGATAGAAAATACAAATTTATTGTTCATCAATCAGGGCGATTTAACTTTTATCGAAAGCGCCGCAAGCTATGGGATAGAAAACAATGGTTACGCCATCGCCTCTGTTTTTTTTGACATGGACAACGATCATGATTTGGATCTGTATGTCACCAATCGTCCGGAGCGATTCAATAAAACTTTTGCACAGTTTGAAGCAGAGAAAAATGTGAACAGCTCACTTTCCCGACACCGACTTTACCGCAATGAAGGGAATGGTAAATTTTCGGACATCTCATCTGCTGCAGGTATTCATCCCAATTTCGGTTACGGACTGAATGTAATTGCAGGAGATTTTAATCAGGATGGATTTCAGGATCTTTATGTCTGCAATGATTTCCGCTGGCCGGATTTTTATTTTGTCAATCAGAAAAACGGCACCTTTAAAGAATCCATCAATGAATTTTCCAATCACATTTCGTTCAGTTCGATGGGCGCCGATGCAGGCGATGTGAACAACGATGGACTGGAAGATCTTATGGTCCTTGAAATGAGACCGGAGGATTATAAAAGATCCAAGACTTCCATGCCTGCCATGAATCCTGCGGTGTACGATACAATGAGTCGTTTGAACATGCATGTACAATACATGCACAACACCTTGCAATTAAATCGTGGCAACGGATTTTTCTCCGACATCGCACAGATGACCGGACTTGACAAGACAGATTGGTCCTGGGCACCTTTGATGGTTGATTTTGACCATGATGGCCTGCGCGACATTTACATTACCAATGGTTTCCGGCGTGACTTGAACGATCAGGATGGTGATAAAATCGTGGATGCACTTATTCAAAAGGGTGAAAAATTTAATACGGTGGAAGAATTGTTCAGTCACTTTCCTACGGTTAAAATTGTGAATTATATGTTTCACAATGAAGGCAATCTTCATTTTAAAAAAGTGATGAAGGAATGGGGAATGGATGAACCTTCCTATTCCAACGGTGCTGCAGCAGGGGATCTGGACAACGATGGGGATGTGGATCTGGTGGTCAATAATCTGGACGGCACTCCTTTTGTTTATCGCAATGATTTGAAGGGTGATCAACATTATCTGAGGATTCAATGCGAAGGGCCCTCCACAAATGCACAAGGAATTGGCGCAAAAATAAATCTTCAAATAAAAGAAAAAGTATTCGGTGCAGAAATGCGTACCACCCGTGGATATCTCTCCACCAGTGAAGCCTTTGTACATTTTGGTTTGGGAAATGAAAATTCAGTAGATCAGTTGGAGATCATTTGGCCTGATGGGCGGATGGAAAAATTGAAAAATGTTAAAGTAGACCGGGTACTAAAACTGAAGTATAAGAATGCCAAAGAAAAATTTGTTTTCAATCATAATATCAAAAGTCTTTTTAAAGAAAAAACCATGGAGCTCATCCAACCTGTTTTTAAGCATCAGGAGAACGAGTTTAATGACTACCGCACACAAATACTCTTGCCACAACGCATGAGCAGACTGGGGCCATTCATGGCCGTCGGGGATGTAAATGCAGACGGTCGCGAAGATTTTTTTATTGGCGGTGCAAAAGGCCAGGCAGGAGCCTTGTATGTGCAGTCTGTTGATGGAAATTTTTCACAAAGTTCTCAGCCGGCATTAGCATCCGATCAGGCGTATGAAGATATGGCTGCTTTATTTTTTGATGCCGATGGCGACAAGGATTCGGATCTTTATGTAGTGTCAGGGGGCAGTGAATCTCCGGAAGGAAATGCTTATCAGGATAGATTGTATTTGAATAATGGAAAAGGGAATTTTAATGCCTCCAAAAATCTTCCTGCCATTTCATCCTCAGGTTCCTGTGTGGTGGCCGGAGATTTTGATGGGGACGGTGATCTTGATTTATTCAGGGCAGGGCGATTAGTTCCTAACCAATATCCTATGGCTCCCGAAAGTTATATCCTGATCAATTCCGGAAACGGAAACTTCATGAATCGTACCCAGGAATTTGCACCCGGATTAAAAAAAGCAGGGATGATTACCAGTGCTGTATGGTGTGATGTGAACGGTGATAAAAAAAATGAATTAGTGATTGCTGGTGAATGGATGCCCATACAGATATGGGAATTTTCAAATGGACAATTTCAATTGGCATCCGCTGAAAAATATCAGTTACAAAATACGGAAGGTTGGTGGAATAAGTTGGTGGCAGAAGACATAGATGGCGATGGTGATGTGGATTTGTTGTGTGGAAATCTGGGTGAAAATTATAAGTTTCATGCCTCTCAGGAAAAACCTTTTTCTGTCTATGCGATGGATTTTGATGGAAATAAAACCATGGACATTGTGCTGGCAAAATTTGATGGTGACCGCATGGTACCTGTGCGTGGAAAGCAGTGCAGTTCTGAGCAGATGCCTTTTATCTCAAAAAAATTTCCCAGCTTTCATCAATATGCTGATGCAACTTTGGAGGACATCTACGGAGAAAATCTAAAAAAAGCCATGCATTTACAGGCAAAGGAATTTAGTTCCATAATACTCATGAATCAAGGAGGAAAATTTGAGCGACTGTCATTGCCTGTGGAAGCACAATTTTCTGCAGTTAATGGCATCGTGACCGGAGATTTTGATGGCGACGCAGTAAAAGATTTGCTACTTGCAGGCAACCAGTTTGACACAGAGGTAGAAACGACTCCGGCAGATGCATCCATCGGATTGCTGTTGTTGCAAAAAAGTGGAAAATTTATACCACAGACGGTTTTGAATTCAGGTGTATTTTTAAAAAACAATGTACGCGATGTACAAAAAATTAAAGTGAATGGACAGGATATGATATTGGTTGCCAACAACCATGGCAACCTTCAGGTACTGGCTAAAAACAATTAG
- a CDS encoding VCBS repeat-containing protein — MIRLNTLIICALVTAFAMSIPSCNQKKSSPSGPLFELVDPQKSGVLFENKLFEYAEEHIFNFNYLYNGAGVGLGDINNDGLLDIYFTANRAKDKLYLNKGNFKFEDISESSGISAFSGWRSGVAMADVNGDGLLDIYVCRGGFKNEPTNNANLLFINKGNNKFSEEGSRYGIADIGFSIAASFFDYDKDNDLDLIVTNRPEKFYLNIDQVMEGKKNGSLLSRNNLYRNNGDNTFSMVTEEAGLTGGFGYGLSVTTGDLDQDGDEDIYISNDFVENDYYYQNQGNGTFKEAIKDIVRHTAYYAMGTDFGDVNNDGWEDIFNVEMRPEDYKRSKTSMPVMNAKL, encoded by the coding sequence ATGATCAGGTTAAATACATTAATTATTTGTGCTTTGGTTACAGCTTTTGCAATGAGCATCCCCTCTTGCAACCAGAAAAAAAGCAGTCCCTCAGGCCCCTTATTTGAATTGGTGGATCCTCAAAAATCAGGTGTATTGTTTGAGAATAAATTATTCGAATATGCAGAAGAGCATATCTTTAATTTCAACTATCTATACAATGGCGCAGGTGTAGGTCTGGGTGACATCAACAATGATGGTTTGCTGGATATTTATTTTACCGCCAATCGTGCCAAGGATAAATTATACCTGAACAAGGGAAATTTTAAATTTGAAGACATTTCTGAATCTTCCGGTATTTCAGCTTTCAGTGGATGGAGAAGCGGGGTGGCCATGGCGGATGTAAACGGAGATGGCTTGCTGGATATTTATGTCTGTCGTGGAGGTTTTAAAAATGAACCAACCAATAATGCCAATCTGCTTTTTATAAATAAGGGCAACAATAAATTTTCTGAAGAAGGTTCCCGATATGGAATTGCGGATATAGGATTTTCGATAGCGGCCTCTTTCTTTGATTACGACAAGGACAATGATTTGGATTTAATTGTGACCAACCGTCCTGAAAAATTCTACCTGAACATCGATCAGGTGATGGAGGGAAAAAAGAATGGAAGTTTGCTGAGCAGAAATAATTTGTATCGCAACAACGGTGACAATACCTTCAGCATGGTTACAGAAGAAGCCGGTCTTACAGGAGGATTCGGTTATGGACTCAGCGTGACCACTGGAGATCTCGATCAGGATGGAGATGAGGATATTTACATTTCGAATGACTTTGTCGAAAACGATTACTACTACCAGAACCAGGGGAATGGAACTTTTAAAGAAGCCATCAAGGACATCGTAAGACATACCGCTTATTATGCGATGGGAACAGATTTTGGAGATGTAAACAATGATGGTTGGGAAGATATTTTCAATGTGGAGATGCGTCCGGAGGATTATAAGAGGTCCAAGACTTCAATGCCAGTCATGAATGCAAAACTT
- a CDS encoding T9SS type A sorting domain-containing protein, whose translation MDQCIAEELLEVNESLGATLDCEKNEKFLNRIYLNQILGQSPSAYEMDTLDSLARSCVNEVGKAALWAHTFLPDSVNFYRAPLMFCEETEELTTGTNNDKSGEELQLYPVPCQDLIQVHSQKIDGVNKVAIVNVDGFVVYEHFVNHSNVFEMDVHHILPGVYWIKFICNNGKTIIRRIVKV comes from the coding sequence ATGGATCAATGCATAGCTGAAGAATTACTAGAAGTTAATGAATCATTAGGAGCCACACTGGATTGTGAGAAGAATGAAAAATTCCTCAACAGAATTTATTTAAATCAGATACTGGGTCAAAGTCCATCAGCTTACGAGATGGATACGTTGGATAGTCTGGCAAGAAGCTGTGTAAATGAAGTCGGCAAAGCTGCTTTATGGGCACATACATTTTTACCGGATTCAGTTAATTTTTACAGGGCGCCCTTGATGTTTTGTGAAGAAACTGAGGAATTAACCACTGGAACGAATAATGATAAAAGTGGAGAGGAATTGCAACTTTATCCTGTGCCATGTCAAGATTTGATACAAGTTCATTCACAAAAAATTGATGGTGTGAACAAAGTAGCCATTGTAAATGTGGATGGGTTTGTAGTGTACGAACATTTCGTCAACCATTCAAATGTATTTGAAATGGATGTACATCATATTTTACCAGGTGTGTATTGGATAAAATTCATATGCAATAATGGCAAGACGATTATCAGAAGAATTGTGAAAGTTTAA